A segment of the Nitrosospira briensis C-128 genome:
CGTCCCGAGGCCGCTGCATGGGGCATCCACCAGTACGCGGTCGATCTTTCCCGTCAGGCGTTTCACTTTGATATCATTTTCATTGGTGATGAGCTGGGGATACAGATTGGACAAGCCGGAACGCTTGAGGCGCGGTTTAAGGTTGTTCAGCCGCTTTTCAGAATTATCCAGTGCATAGATGCGTCCTTGCGAACGCATCAGGGCGCCCAGCATCAGCGATTTGCCTCCAGCACCCGCACAGAAATCGACCACCATGTCGCGGCGCTTCGGTCCGAGCAGATAGCCCAGCAACTGGCTGCCTTCGTCCTGGATCTCCACTTTGCCGGTGACGAATAGTTCGTGGCGATTGATAGCGGGTTTCCCCGCAAGGCGGATACCGATGGGCGAATAAGGGGTCGCGCTGCCTTCAATGCCGTCTTTGCCCAGTACTGCAAGAACCTCGTCGCGATTCGCCAGCAGCGTATTGACACGCAGATCGAGCGGCGCCGCTTGTTGCAGCGACCGTCCCAGATCAAGTATCTCGCCATCGCTCATGAAATTGTGCAACTTTTCCACCAACCAGACCGGGAACTCAGCCTGGACATCAAGTGGCTGCGCTTCCAGCGAAACCGACTTGATTCCCATGAGCGACTTTGCTTCCGTTTCGCTAACGAGCGATATCAGTTCACGCATATTCAAACCCTGGAATCTGGCCAGGTAGGCAAGCAGCAACGAACGGGGAGTGGCAATACTGACCGCGCGCTCGATAAAAAACCGGTGGCGCAAAATGCCGAACACGGTTTCCGCAACAAATGCGCGATCGTTTACTCCAAGTGTCGGGTTTTCTCGGAAGAAATGCCGCAGTATCGAATCTGCCGGATGTTCCAGCGGAAGCACGGCACGCAATGCAGCGGTAGCCATGTCCAGATGAGCAGGAGTAAGACGCATCTATTGTCGATTATTGGGGAAAGCAGGCGAGGGATGCGCGGCCCGCATGGGCGCGCTCGTAAACAACAAGCCGGCAGGACCGTATTAGCTGATATCGGTTACCTGCCGTTTTTCAATCAGCGCAGGCGTCCCTGTTTAAAGCTGCCGGCCATTTTGTCTGTGTAGCTTATGTTGGTAACCATCTGATCCGTAACAATGCCCATTTTCTCAGCCGCAACGATGCGCACCGGCAACATGTGATGGTCAACGGCAAGCCAGATTTTCTTGTCGCGCTGGCCTTCACTTTCCAGACGCTTTGTCAGTACGATGGTTTCCAGTTTACCCATGGGCGTGTCCAGCGTTTCTTTTCCAACTGTATAGTGGGCTAATTCGAGGTGCTTGCCATCGGTTTCATGGAGGTCGATCACCTTGCCTGAGACAGCGGAAACGGGGGAGAACATAAAGCTGTAGGGCAGGCTCAGCTTGTCCTGAACGTCGGCAGGCAAGGCCTTTTGCTCTTCTCCGCGCTTATGTTGAAGTGTCAACAGCTTCTTGTCCCAGTCGAAAATAGCTACCTTGGGTAGCTTCTTGCCATGCTGATCCGAAAAACGTCCGGGGCGCAATGCCCCTTGCGCTGTAATGGTTCCCTGGCTGTCACGCACCACGCTTTCGGGTTGTGTCAGCGCCAGTAGTCCTATGGCGCGGGATTCGCTATTGATCTCATAGCTACGTTTACCACTTTCCTGCCTGATTTTCAACGTATCGTTCACTTCGCCTTCGAGCGCGCCAGACGTTATCGAATAGCTGATGTCGACCCGGGCGGGGACATCAGCGGCACCAGCGGAGAAAACCGAAAAACTTAAGCCCCACAGCAACGCAATGGATAAATATTTCATTTGTATAATTCCGGTGAGTATAAAACTGAGTTGTCGATTCCGGCGTTGCTCACCTCAACATGATTATCGGAGAGTTTCAGCCGGTCTTCCATGAACCACCGCACGGCCTCGGGGTAAATGCGGTGTTCCTGTTGCAGTACCCGTGCCGCGAGAGTTTCCTCGGTATCGTCCGGTAATATCTGAACTGCGGCCTGGACGATTATTGGGCCGCGATCCATCTGGGAGGTAACGAAATGTACCGTACAGCCATGTATCTTTACACCTTCCTGCAACGCCTGCCTGTGACTATGGAGGCCTGGAAAAGCGGGCAGCAATGAGGGATGAACGTTCATCAGCTTCCCCCGATAACGGTCGACAAAATCATCTCCCAGAATTCGCATGAAACCCGCGAGCACTATCAGGTCGGGCGCATAAGCATCGATTACATCGGCCAGCGCGGCGTCAAACGCCCGGCGTTCGGAATAGGACCGTTGATCCAGCACCCTGGTTTCACAACCATGCATTTTTGCAACCTCAAGTCCTGGTGCATCAGGCTTGTTGCTGATGACTGCAGCGATCCTGACGGGGAGCTTTGCTTCGATCAGCGCTTGCATGTTGCTGCCGCGACCGGAGATGAGGATCACGAGAGATTTCATTATTTTAGCAGCGGGACTCGGCTTATTCTTTACACGCACTGCCGATTACTCGAAGATTGTTTGCGCTTCATCCGCATGGCGCTGCTGAATCATGCCTATATGCCACACGGTCTCGCCAGCAGACCGCAAAAGCTGCATTGCACTATCGACAAATTCCGGCGCCACTACCAGCACCATGCCAATGCCGCAGTTGAATACACGCTGCATTTCCTGTTCGTTCACATTGCCTTGCTGTCGAAGCCAGTGAAAAAGGGGAGGCATATCCCATGCATCGCGTTTCAATATCGCTGTGACGCCTTCCGGCAGGACGCGCGGGATATTTTCCGTCAAGCCGCCGCCCGTAATATGTGCCATGCCTTTGACCGGCAGATGCTTCATCAGTTCGAGCAACGGTTTTACATAAATGCGCGTTGGCGCCATGATGACATCAATTAACGCTTTACCGTGGAAATCCGCTGACAAATCCGTATTATTTTTCTCGATGATCTTGCGGATCAGCGAGTAGCCGTTGGAATGTGCACCGCTGGAAGCCAGTCCCAATACCGCATCGCCTTCCCGAATAGTCAAGCCGGTGATAATCCGGTCTTTCTCGACGGCACCTACCGCAAAGCCGGCAAGATCGTATTCTCCCTCCGGGTACATGCCCGGCATTTCGGCGGTCTCGCCGCCGATCAAGGCGCATCCCGCCTGTTCGCAGCCCTTTGCAATGCCTTTCACAACGCGGGTGGCCGTTTCCACGTCCAATTTCCCGCATGCGAAATAGTCCAGGAAGAACAACGGTTCCGCGCCTTGCACCAGGATGTCGTTGACGCTCATTGCCACCAGGTCGATACCGATACTGTCGTGCTGGCCGGACTGGAATGCAAGCTTCAATTTGGTGCCCACGCCATCGGTGCCTGCTACCAGCACCGGATTACGATATTTTTTCGAAATCTCGAACAATGCCCCGAAGCCGCCTATGCCGGCGAGCACTTCCGGACGCATGGTACACTTGGCGTAGGGCTTGATATTCTCCACCAGGCGGTCACCCGCGTTGATGTCCACGCCTGCGTCGCGGTAGGACAAATGGGTGGAGTCTGGGTTGGGATGCTCGAATTTGGATGAAGTCAAGTTGAGTTCTCGCCTTATTGCAGATAGAGTGCCGTTTTCAAAAATGGCAATTTTAA
Coding sequences within it:
- a CDS encoding RsmB/NOP family class I SAM-dependent RNA methyltransferase, coding for MRLTPAHLDMATAALRAVLPLEHPADSILRHFFRENPTLGVNDRAFVAETVFGILRHRFFIERAVSIATPRSLLLAYLARFQGLNMRELISLVSETEAKSLMGIKSVSLEAQPLDVQAEFPVWLVEKLHNFMSDGEILDLGRSLQQAAPLDLRVNTLLANRDEVLAVLGKDGIEGSATPYSPIGIRLAGKPAINRHELFVTGKVEIQDEGSQLLGYLLGPKRRDMVVDFCAGAGGKSLMLGALMRSQGRIYALDNSEKRLNNLKPRLKRSGLSNLYPQLITNENDIKVKRLTGKIDRVLVDAPCSGLGTLRRNPDLKWRQSPQSIEELKRKQTAILASAANLLKPGGRLVYATCSFLPEENQEIIDHFLNSHPRFIQLNCAELLIQQKIPLDTGAFLQLSPGLHSTDGFFAAALELVKSEA
- a CDS encoding DUF3108 domain-containing protein; translation: MKYLSIALLWGLSFSVFSAGAADVPARVDISYSITSGALEGEVNDTLKIRQESGKRSYEINSESRAIGLLALTQPESVVRDSQGTITAQGALRPGRFSDQHGKKLPKVAIFDWDKKLLTLQHKRGEEQKALPADVQDKLSLPYSFMFSPVSAVSGKVIDLHETDGKHLELAHYTVGKETLDTPMGKLETIVLTKRLESEGQRDKKIWLAVDHHMLPVRIVAAEKMGIVTDQMVTNISYTDKMAGSFKQGRLR
- the purN gene encoding phosphoribosylglycinamide formyltransferase; protein product: MKSLVILISGRGSNMQALIEAKLPVRIAAVISNKPDAPGLEVAKMHGCETRVLDQRSYSERRAFDAALADVIDAYAPDLIVLAGFMRILGDDFVDRYRGKLMNVHPSLLPAFPGLHSHRQALQEGVKIHGCTVHFVTSQMDRGPIIVQAAVQILPDDTEETLAARVLQQEHRIYPEAVRWFMEDRLKLSDNHVEVSNAGIDNSVLYSPELYK
- the purM gene encoding phosphoribosylformylglycinamidine cyclo-ligase is translated as MTSSKFEHPNPDSTHLSYRDAGVDINAGDRLVENIKPYAKCTMRPEVLAGIGGFGALFEISKKYRNPVLVAGTDGVGTKLKLAFQSGQHDSIGIDLVAMSVNDILVQGAEPLFFLDYFACGKLDVETATRVVKGIAKGCEQAGCALIGGETAEMPGMYPEGEYDLAGFAVGAVEKDRIITGLTIREGDAVLGLASSGAHSNGYSLIRKIIEKNNTDLSADFHGKALIDVIMAPTRIYVKPLLELMKHLPVKGMAHITGGGLTENIPRVLPEGVTAILKRDAWDMPPLFHWLRQQGNVNEQEMQRVFNCGIGMVLVVAPEFVDSAMQLLRSAGETVWHIGMIQQRHADEAQTIFE